In bacterium, a single genomic region encodes these proteins:
- a CDS encoding leucine-rich repeat domain-containing protein gives MMKHLPLAMLLLCALFLVSCVKDEDEPAAQSGLFADPGLERLVRRHVGLDSSPLTADILDTVTVLRAQWGNSYEVVDLTGIEKLPHLRILELPGGRLRSIAPLMACGELEQLVLSHQPLLDCGAVAVLSRLRILDLSSDSLTALPDFSRLQSLSELYLRHNQISRVTLLAGVPYLRFVDLSYNPLTDLSGLNSGFSLQTLYLDNCGLETLAGLASLPVLQTLSLRSNHLRSLADLPEQHLLKTLDLYENALQSLAGPGAFRSVQQLYVHENELTSLAGLERFPALRSLQAEHNHLLTLELSATLDSLVDVSLSYNRLTTLNGLSYLPALQSFSADNNYLTSAEGISNLPRLTSLTLQSNPLRTLTGLENLPALTNLALRDCDIVNPTGWANLPVLSDIYFDDCRIGDLSGLSGLPALQHLSLWDGSLAGIEALHDLPALTTLYLRGVQVDSIGSITDLGSLTSLSLTESGLQHIDSLCRMPQLRSLSVYNSHLSTLPALVDLPVLDSVNVTGNPLTSLFGLAGLPSLRIILARNCDVVSLSGLSNLPSLYTLDLSWGELVSLEGLEQIPYLANLFVQGDKLTDFSHAGGHSALAYISAGYNQIGSLSGLTDLPALTTLDVSHNRLTTFTGVGSLPALTNLYAWGCLLTDVNGLENLPALEDLDIDDGQVRDLAAVASAPHLRTLYADQNSITDLSPLRALPEIHWLSLARNQITDLQPLVENALLDSGDHVNIGNNPLGIPALSTQIPALEARGVSLDH, from the coding sequence ATGATGAAGCACCTTCCGCTGGCGATGCTGCTGCTGTGCGCGCTGTTTCTTGTCTCTTGCGTAAAGGATGAGGACGAGCCTGCCGCTCAGAGCGGCCTGTTTGCCGATCCGGGTCTGGAAAGGCTCGTGCGCCGGCACGTCGGCCTGGACAGTTCTCCATTGACGGCGGACATACTGGATACGGTTACGGTGCTCCGCGCACAGTGGGGAAACTCCTACGAAGTGGTGGACCTGACCGGCATCGAGAAACTACCGCATCTGCGCATACTGGAACTGCCGGGCGGGCGTCTCCGCTCCATCGCACCGCTGATGGCCTGCGGTGAACTGGAGCAGCTTGTGTTGAGCCATCAGCCGCTGTTGGATTGCGGGGCTGTGGCCGTCCTCAGCCGATTGCGGATTCTGGACCTTTCCTCCGATTCGCTCACCGCACTGCCTGACTTTTCCCGGCTGCAATCCTTGAGCGAACTCTACCTTCGCCATAACCAGATCTCCCGTGTAACGCTGCTGGCAGGCGTCCCATATCTTCGATTTGTGGACCTATCCTATAATCCTCTGACGGACCTTTCGGGACTGAACTCTGGCTTCTCGCTGCAAACTCTGTATCTTGATAACTGTGGCCTGGAGACGCTGGCCGGACTTGCATCCTTGCCGGTGCTTCAGACCCTGAGCTTGCGGTCGAACCATCTGAGAAGCCTGGCAGACCTCCCCGAACAGCACCTCCTGAAGACGCTTGACCTCTATGAGAATGCGTTGCAGTCGCTGGCCGGGCCGGGCGCATTTCGCAGCGTACAACAACTCTATGTGCATGAAAACGAGTTGACATCGCTCGCCGGATTAGAGCGTTTTCCTGCCTTGCGGTCATTACAAGCAGAGCACAACCACCTTCTGACGTTAGAACTCTCGGCGACGCTCGATTCGCTGGTGGACGTGTCGCTGAGTTACAACCGGCTGACCACACTGAACGGGTTGTCCTATCTACCCGCCCTGCAGTCTTTCAGCGCAGACAACAATTATCTTACCTCGGCGGAAGGAATCTCCAACCTGCCGCGGCTGACGTCGCTGACGTTGCAATCCAATCCGCTGCGCACGCTCACAGGCCTGGAAAACCTGCCTGCCCTGACCAACCTGGCCCTGCGGGACTGTGATATCGTGAACCCCACGGGATGGGCGAATCTTCCCGTTTTAAGCGACATCTATTTCGACGATTGCCGGATCGGTGATCTGAGTGGTCTGTCGGGGCTTCCTGCTTTGCAGCATCTCAGCCTATGGGATGGCAGCCTGGCCGGTATCGAGGCGTTGCACGATTTGCCGGCGCTGACCACCCTGTATTTGCGAGGGGTGCAGGTGGATTCCATCGGCAGCATCACCGATCTTGGCAGCCTGACCAGCCTGAGCCTGACCGAAAGCGGTTTGCAGCACATCGACTCGCTTTGCCGGATGCCGCAACTTCGGTCGCTGAGTGTGTACAACAGCCACCTCAGTACGCTGCCTGCGCTCGTGGACCTGCCCGTGCTGGATTCCGTTAATGTCACCGGCAACCCCCTGACCAGCCTCTTCGGGCTTGCGGGCCTTCCGTCGTTACGGATAATTTTGGCGCGAAACTGCGACGTGGTGAGCTTGAGCGGCCTTTCGAATCTGCCGTCTTTGTATACTCTGGATCTTTCCTGGGGCGAACTTGTTTCGCTGGAGGGCTTGGAGCAGATTCCGTATCTGGCGAATCTGTTCGTGCAGGGCGACAAGCTGACCGATTTCTCGCATGCCGGCGGCCATTCAGCATTGGCGTACATCAGCGCCGGTTACAATCAGATCGGCAGCCTCAGCGGACTTACGGACCTGCCGGCTCTGACCACGCTCGATGTGTCGCACAACCGCCTGACCACGTTTACCGGCGTGGGCAGCTTGCCTGCGCTGACAAACCTCTATGCCTGGGGGTGCCTGCTGACCGATGTGAACGGTCTGGAGAATTTGCCCGCGCTGGAGGATCTGGATATCGATGATGGGCAGGTGCGGGACCTTGCTGCGGTGGCGAGTGCCCCGCATTTGAGAACCCTCTATGCCGATCAGAACAGCATTACGGATCTATCGCCGCTGCGCGCCCTGCCGGAGATTCACTGGCTGTCGCTTGCGCGTAATCAGATCACCGATCTGCAGCCGCTGGTGGAGAATGCGCTGCTGGACAGCGGCGACCATGTGAATATCGGCAACAACCCGCTGGGCATCCCCGCCTTGAGCACCCAAATTCCTGCGCTGGAAGCGCGCGGCGTGAGCCTGGATCACTGA
- a CDS encoding T9SS type A sorting domain-containing protein has protein sequence MHRTDKALQRQTLKPLLRIIATALIVATAMIPLCNVLRAENASTGQPSNAGQAADLLQRTGTRVSDRLNWFYAQRAFPSGEIPASARLAAWQQQSRSHPQPLDEAWTQSGPANLAGRMLCIAWHPTNTNIIYAGSASGGLWKTTNAGANWFPLTDNLPSLAVGAVALDPSNPNIVYMGTGEGAFNVDAVYGAGIFKSTDGGTTWNVTGMSWTQFQGRAVNKIIVHPTNPQILWAATNIANGGGVFKSTDGGANWMLYLAGDARDLIIRSDSVNVLYAALGYPWGGAGNGIYRSGNGGVSWTLLTSGLPSASQMGRITLSHANGQTLYAGISQTVTAGAALLGIYRTTDGGVAWTLQATSPDMYGGQGWYNMVCAQSPATPAVVYSGGLNCYKSTDFGVSWTQKSFGTYATSHPQYAHSDQHALAFKPDDPNTVLMATGGGMFRSTNGGDTWSSVNTGLATYQFYTTANDQQYSNYIYGGAQDNGSLRGSGSMWTSLYGGDGGYCNVDFTNPSTIYVETERGSHYKSINGGSSFSAIQTGITGSGAWVTPVVMDPSNPQVLYTATDRVYKTTNGGINWAAISPALSNNVISTIGVAPSNPAVMYAGCENGGMIYRTTNGGSTWTGASDGLPLAFVTRVAVHPTDPATVYATFSSYGISHVFKSTNGGDVWTDISGTLPDVPCNVIIVHPSDGSRLYLGTDLGVYTSSDAGQTWNSYSSGLPAVVIDDLTLHPITGTLRAATHGRGIWQTATSTPALTVIAPNGGESWLTGASQNITWAQGGLGGNVRIELNRDYPNGSWETIVTSTPNDGGNYCTVTGPATSHARIRITSVEFPASSDLSNGDFGIVQPRITLLSPNGGETWLVGATQTISWNTQGVSDMMVLQINRSYPSSSWTTITSTNLSSYNWPVTGTGSTIRFRIYSSVNSALGDTSDGNLSIINPQITLLNPNGGEVLVPGSIQIARWTDSGLTGTVRVELCYAYPTGAWDTLAAAVSVDSLVWNVRASGSSAVRMRVISNSFSTVFDISDANFSIRTPSLTLNSPNGGEAWNPGTTHTIRWTRMNVEGPMNLYINRNYPANEWTPLAVGVVDADTFSWLVTEPLSSTARIRVLAARLGTLSDESNANFGIGTALDLSEPNGGETWDNGTTQTISWARYNAAGAATVQINRSYPSAAWETLTASATTNGYAWTVSGNASTTARVRVFLNASPTVGDTSAANFTITAPGLLVTSPNGGEAWPIGSQQTISWSRNNSPGNVTVQVNRSYPSLGWEMLTSTASGNSLTWTVAGAASATARVRVYLTNDPGIGDTSNGNLALLAQGLTVLLPNGGEQWTLGSPQTIRFARVNAPGAATLQLKRNYPGGSWETISTSVTDTLFTWTPGGAASTTSRIRVYLTANSNIGDTSNAGFSLISPSLTVTSPNGGELWGLGSSHTISWTRTNAVGGVLVSLNRTYPSGTWETLAAADTGTSLAWSAGGAASATARVRVTLNSVPTVMDESNASFSLVQPALNLSVPNGGSTYTMGSTLTVRWTRAAAPGAVSVLLNRTYPTGAWELLTSAVTADTFAWTSSGAASSSCRMKIRLTADSTISDLSTSNFTLQVRSVVLTAPNGGEALYTGSTTPVTFVRTNASTNVTVQLNRTYPSGNWETLATTVSGSSFTWSVSGAASNSARIRAFLTAEPAIGDTSNSNFVIVIPTLTLTAPNGGDVWAVGSSQNIIWQRSGMWDNVRVELKRNYPAGTWETLAASASGNFLAWTVTGPATGAARVRVVSTVTNTIGDTSASAFSITSAQITLTTPNGGETATVGAPYVIRFNRSLAAGDARVMLNRTYPAGTWETLGTTTADTLAWSVTAPAGNSARIKVYLLSDATVGDTSASNFTILQPSITLTAPNGGEVLRTGAATWISWTRSGVSSVDVLVNRAFPSGTWETLAQDVTANQYAWTAPNLPSLTCRIKVQSHTDPTVYGMSAMNFELQKPQVMLTYPAPGDTLAVGVANTIRWSRNTVATDTVRVELNLQYPSDNWAMLETTTASAITWIALSPPTSAARLRVVSVAAPEVSDTLSGDFAILPAALMITSPATGDSVLAGHSLTVSWTRDNVSTGASLYLCRSGSDGPWETLASDVTEDSWSGIISGPRAPDASLRVVSTRIPALADTVGSLHVLVPAVTLTSPNAGAMGIGTTEVFHCLRTDLSAPVSFDVTYHYPSGPWYMVAIGVTSDSFSWSVPDSQTTHARVRVRCTSPSLSDLSDNDISIGDPHLALLAPSGGDSLVIGQSYAIRWLRTGAPGLVKVELNRVYPDSAWTTLAAGVAPDSFGWTVSGAITDRARVRVSLAADATVGDSSNSDLHLVQPSLVLLSPVAGDSLALTLPAQIRWGGVGSNAGVTIQLMRVWPAGSWETLASNVLGNTWTWTASGSASETARFRIVNSHNSAVADTTDGAVRIGQASFVFSQPQAADTFLVGDQIGLAWNRRFAAGFVRVDISRGGTGGPWEQIGTTEGNTMSWTVTAPVSNIVRFRITSLNASWIAGMTPFNCTILSPALAFTSPSGSGTDTVGNTLQLAWQWSNFSGAVRLEVSRDSLNGTWQTLADSLADPHYTFPVTEPETDSLRFRVTSLSNSAVFGFSPVRRVIVNRSIALEVDGGGSVWYIGQQKWIHWTRTNCPGTVNLEVTNMERSQPWTPLAQTTADSFLWTVSGPEADFVALRVAVADRPTVMDTTDTPVSVRQPYIDLLEPNGGDTLIIGQDIRLRWVGVGFAGDVAIGLYRGAPVDRIDTLFMPTPNDSSQIWHVAGPAARGCMVIILSVSDSAIFDTSAARFVILDSVTNAANDLRQPREYALAAPYPNPFNSTSTLEFSLPHDGRVTLTVYDLLGREVAVLANDIRRAGTHRISWNAQNVATGAYFVRMQSGSFVAVRKLQLIK, from the coding sequence ATGCACAGAACCGATAAAGCCCTTCAGCGGCAAACACTTAAGCCACTCCTGCGGATCATCGCCACGGCGCTGATCGTTGCAACCGCCATGATTCCGCTCTGCAACGTGTTGCGCGCAGAAAACGCGAGCACGGGTCAGCCCTCCAATGCCGGACAGGCGGCTGACCTGCTGCAACGCACGGGCACCAGGGTGTCGGACCGTCTGAATTGGTTCTATGCGCAGCGCGCCTTTCCATCAGGAGAGATTCCCGCTTCGGCCCGTCTCGCGGCCTGGCAGCAGCAATCCCGTTCCCATCCGCAGCCCCTTGATGAAGCGTGGACGCAATCCGGTCCGGCCAATCTGGCGGGCCGCATGCTGTGCATCGCGTGGCATCCGACCAACACCAATATTATCTATGCCGGTTCGGCTTCGGGCGGCCTGTGGAAGACCACCAATGCCGGAGCCAATTGGTTTCCACTGACGGATAATCTTCCCAGCCTCGCCGTGGGCGCGGTGGCCCTCGATCCCTCCAACCCCAATATCGTCTACATGGGCACGGGAGAAGGCGCGTTCAACGTGGATGCCGTCTACGGCGCGGGAATTTTCAAATCCACCGACGGCGGAACCACGTGGAACGTCACCGGCATGTCCTGGACGCAGTTTCAGGGACGCGCCGTCAACAAGATTATCGTCCATCCCACCAATCCTCAGATTCTGTGGGCGGCAACGAATATCGCCAATGGCGGCGGTGTCTTCAAATCCACCGATGGCGGCGCAAACTGGATGCTCTATCTTGCCGGTGACGCGCGCGATCTGATCATCCGCAGCGACTCCGTGAATGTACTTTATGCCGCGCTGGGTTATCCGTGGGGCGGCGCGGGCAACGGCATCTACCGTTCGGGCAACGGCGGCGTCAGTTGGACCCTGCTCACGTCTGGATTGCCGTCCGCGTCCCAGATGGGCCGCATTACCCTTTCGCATGCCAACGGCCAGACCCTGTACGCAGGAATTTCCCAAACGGTTACCGCCGGAGCAGCGTTGCTGGGAATCTATAGGACCACCGACGGCGGTGTGGCCTGGACCTTGCAGGCCACGTCCCCCGACATGTACGGCGGACAGGGTTGGTACAACATGGTCTGCGCGCAGTCTCCCGCCACTCCCGCCGTTGTCTATTCAGGCGGACTGAATTGCTACAAGTCCACGGACTTTGGCGTGAGCTGGACGCAGAAGAGTTTCGGCACCTATGCCACAAGTCATCCGCAATACGCGCATTCCGATCAGCATGCGCTCGCCTTCAAGCCGGATGATCCGAATACCGTTTTGATGGCCACCGGCGGCGGCATGTTCCGTTCCACCAATGGCGGCGATACATGGTCGAGTGTGAATACCGGACTGGCGACCTACCAGTTCTACACCACGGCCAATGATCAGCAGTACAGCAATTACATCTACGGCGGCGCGCAGGACAACGGCTCGCTGCGCGGTTCGGGCAGCATGTGGACGTCCCTCTACGGCGGCGACGGCGGCTACTGCAACGTGGACTTCACCAACCCCAGCACAATTTATGTGGAGACCGAGCGCGGAAGCCATTACAAGTCGATCAACGGCGGCTCATCCTTCAGCGCAATTCAGACCGGAATTACCGGCAGCGGCGCGTGGGTGACGCCGGTGGTGATGGATCCGTCCAACCCGCAGGTGCTCTACACCGCCACCGACCGCGTCTATAAAACCACCAACGGCGGCATTAACTGGGCTGCAATTTCCCCGGCGCTGTCCAACAATGTGATCAGCACGATTGGGGTCGCACCGTCCAACCCTGCGGTGATGTATGCCGGCTGCGAAAACGGCGGGATGATCTACCGGACCACCAACGGCGGATCGACATGGACCGGTGCGTCCGATGGCTTGCCGCTGGCCTTCGTCACCCGCGTAGCGGTGCATCCCACTGATCCGGCCACAGTGTACGCGACGTTTTCAAGCTATGGCATCAGCCACGTCTTCAAGAGCACAAACGGCGGCGACGTGTGGACCGACATCAGCGGCACTCTGCCCGATGTCCCCTGCAACGTGATCATCGTTCACCCGTCCGACGGTTCGCGGCTCTATCTCGGCACGGATCTTGGCGTCTACACCAGTTCCGATGCGGGGCAGACGTGGAACAGCTATTCGAGCGGCCTGCCCGCCGTCGTGATCGATGACTTGACCTTGCATCCGATTACCGGCACACTGCGCGCGGCGACTCACGGGCGCGGCATCTGGCAGACCGCCACCAGCACTCCCGCGCTGACGGTCATCGCTCCCAATGGCGGCGAGAGCTGGCTGACGGGCGCGTCGCAGAACATCACTTGGGCACAGGGCGGCCTCGGCGGCAATGTGCGGATCGAACTCAACCGCGACTATCCCAACGGAAGCTGGGAAACCATCGTAACGTCCACGCCCAATGACGGCGGAAACTACTGTACCGTAACCGGCCCCGCCACGAGCCACGCGCGGATTCGCATCACGTCCGTCGAATTTCCGGCCAGCAGCGATCTGTCCAACGGCGATTTCGGCATCGTGCAGCCGCGCATAACGCTGCTCTCGCCCAACGGCGGCGAAACCTGGCTGGTCGGCGCGACGCAGACGATTTCGTGGAACACGCAGGGTGTCAGCGACATGATGGTGCTGCAGATTAATCGCAGCTACCCGTCCAGTAGTTGGACCACCATCACCTCCACCAATCTTTCCAGCTACAACTGGCCGGTGACCGGCACGGGCAGCACCATACGGTTCCGGATTTATTCGTCGGTAAACTCCGCGCTCGGAGATACCAGCGACGGCAATCTCTCGATCATCAATCCGCAAATCACGCTGCTGAATCCCAATGGCGGCGAGGTCCTCGTGCCGGGCAGTATCCAGATTGCCCGCTGGACCGATTCCGGCCTTACCGGCACTGTGCGCGTGGAACTTTGTTATGCGTATCCCACCGGCGCGTGGGATACCCTGGCTGCGGCGGTGAGTGTGGATAGCCTGGTGTGGAATGTGCGCGCCTCCGGCTCGTCTGCGGTGCGGATGCGGGTGATTTCCAATTCCTTCTCCACCGTCTTTGACATCTCCGATGCCAATTTCTCCATTCGCACGCCGTCGCTGACGCTGAACTCTCCCAATGGCGGCGAAGCGTGGAATCCGGGAACGACGCACACGATCCGCTGGACGCGCATGAATGTAGAAGGTCCGATGAACCTCTACATCAACCGCAACTATCCGGCGAACGAGTGGACGCCGTTGGCGGTGGGTGTGGTGGATGCGGATACCTTTTCCTGGCTGGTGACCGAACCGCTCAGCAGCACAGCGCGAATTCGCGTGCTCGCCGCGCGGCTGGGAACACTCTCCGATGAATCCAACGCCAATTTCGGCATCGGCACGGCGCTGGACCTGTCGGAGCCGAATGGTGGCGAGACGTGGGACAACGGCACCACCCAAACCATCTCGTGGGCGCGCTATAACGCCGCAGGCGCCGCCACGGTGCAGATCAACCGCAGCTACCCCTCGGCCGCATGGGAGACTCTGACCGCATCGGCCACCACCAACGGCTATGCGTGGACCGTGAGCGGCAATGCCTCCACCACGGCGCGTGTACGGGTCTTCCTGAATGCTTCGCCCACCGTCGGCGACACATCGGCGGCCAACTTTACCATAACCGCGCCGGGATTGCTGGTTACATCTCCCAATGGCGGCGAAGCGTGGCCCATCGGAAGCCAGCAGACCATTTCGTGGTCGCGCAATAATTCGCCGGGCAATGTAACGGTGCAGGTGAACCGCAGCTATCCCTCTCTCGGCTGGGAAATGCTGACCTCCACCGCATCGGGCAACAGCCTCACGTGGACGGTGGCCGGAGCCGCCAGCGCAACGGCGCGGGTGCGCGTGTACCTAACCAACGATCCGGGGATTGGCGATACCAGCAACGGCAACCTTGCGCTGTTGGCGCAGGGTCTTACGGTACTGCTGCCCAACGGCGGCGAGCAGTGGACGCTCGGGTCGCCGCAGACGATCCGCTTTGCGCGTGTCAATGCCCCCGGTGCGGCGACGCTGCAGCTCAAGCGCAACTATCCGGGCGGCTCATGGGAGACCATCAGCACCAGCGTTACGGACACGCTCTTCACGTGGACGCCGGGCGGCGCGGCTTCAACCACCAGCCGGATTCGTGTCTATCTCACGGCGAATTCGAACATCGGCGACACGTCCAATGCCGGCTTCTCGCTGATCAGTCCTTCCCTTACGGTAACGTCACCCAATGGCGGCGAACTGTGGGGACTGGGCAGCAGCCATACGATCAGTTGGACGCGCACCAATGCAGTGGGCGGCGTGCTGGTCAGCCTCAATCGCACCTATCCCAGTGGCACGTGGGAAACCCTCGCCGCCGCGGATACGGGCACCAGCCTGGCCTGGTCTGCCGGCGGCGCGGCATCAGCCACAGCGCGGGTGCGCGTAACGCTGAACAGTGTGCCGACAGTGATGGATGAATCCAATGCCAGCTTCTCCCTTGTGCAGCCCGCGTTGAATCTGTCCGTGCCCAATGGCGGCAGCACCTATACGATGGGTTCCACGCTCACGGTACGCTGGACCCGCGCGGCGGCTCCCGGCGCAGTAAGCGTGCTCCTCAATCGCACTTACCCCACTGGAGCATGGGAGTTGCTGACCTCCGCCGTTACCGCCGACACCTTTGCCTGGACCTCCTCCGGCGCGGCCTCAAGCAGTTGCCGCATGAAGATCCGGCTGACGGCGGACAGCACCATCAGTGACCTTTCCACCAGCAATTTTACGCTACAGGTCCGCTCCGTGGTGCTGACCGCGCCCAATGGCGGCGAGGCGCTCTACACCGGTTCCACCACACCGGTTACCTTTGTGCGCACCAATGCCAGCACCAATGTGACGGTACAACTCAACCGCACGTACCCCTCGGGCAACTGGGAAACGCTGGCCACAACGGTGTCGGGGTCGAGCTTTACCTGGAGCGTCTCAGGCGCGGCCTCCAACAGTGCGCGGATCCGCGCGTTTCTGACGGCGGAGCCTGCCATCGGCGATACCTCCAACTCGAACTTCGTGATTGTGATTCCCACGCTCACCCTGACCGCTCCTAACGGCGGTGACGTGTGGGCCGTGGGCTCATCGCAGAACATTATCTGGCAGCGCAGCGGCATGTGGGACAATGTGCGCGTGGAACTGAAGCGCAACTATCCGGCAGGCACGTGGGAAACGCTGGCCGCGTCCGCCTCCGGCAACTTTCTGGCATGGACCGTCACCGGACCTGCCACCGGCGCGGCCCGCGTGCGCGTGGTGTCTACCGTCACCAACACTATTGGCGACACCTCGGCTTCGGCTTTCAGCATTACCAGCGCGCAGATCACCCTCACAACGCCCAACGGCGGCGAGACGGCCACCGTCGGCGCGCCTTACGTCATCCGCTTCAACCGTTCACTGGCCGCAGGCGATGCGCGTGTGATGTTGAACCGCACCTATCCGGCAGGAACATGGGAAACTCTCGGCACCACCACCGCCGATACGCTGGCCTGGAGTGTAACCGCTCCCGCCGGCAACAGTGCGCGAATCAAAGTGTATCTGTTGAGTGATGCCACCGTGGGTGACACCTCGGCCTCGAACTTCACCATTCTCCAGCCGAGCATCACCCTGACCGCGCCCAATGGTGGCGAAGTGCTGCGCACGGGAGCAGCCACGTGGATTTCCTGGACGCGCTCCGGCGTCTCTTCGGTGGACGTTCTGGTCAACCGCGCTTTTCCTTCGGGCACGTGGGAGACCCTTGCGCAGGATGTCACCGCGAACCAGTATGCATGGACGGCGCCGAATCTGCCGTCTCTCACCTGCCGCATCAAGGTGCAGTCCCACACTGATCCGACGGTGTACGGCATGTCGGCCATGAACTTCGAACTTCAGAAGCCACAGGTCATGCTGACCTATCCTGCGCCCGGAGACACGCTGGCAGTGGGTGTTGCCAATACTATCCGCTGGTCGCGCAATACCGTCGCCACCGACACGGTGCGGGTGGAATTGAATCTGCAGTATCCATCGGATAACTGGGCGATGCTGGAGACCACCACCGCCAGCGCCATCACGTGGATCGCACTCTCGCCGCCGACCTCCGCCGCCCGTCTGCGCGTAGTTTCTGTGGCTGCCCCCGAAGTCAGCGACACGCTCAGCGGTGACTTTGCCATTCTCCCCGCGGCGTTGATGATCACATCGCCTGCCACCGGCGACAGTGTGCTCGCCGGACATTCGCTGACCGTAAGTTGGACGCGCGACAATGTCAGCACGGGCGCATCGCTCTACCTGTGCCGCAGTGGCAGTGACGGACCGTGGGAAACGCTGGCTTCGGATGTGACGGAGGACAGTTGGTCCGGCATCATCAGCGGGCCGCGCGCGCCGGATGCAAGTCTGCGCGTCGTCTCCACCCGCATTCCCGCGCTGGCGGACACCGTGGGCAGCCTGCATGTGCTGGTGCCCGCCGTTACCCTCACGAGCCCCAACGCGGGCGCGATGGGCATCGGCACCACGGAAGTCTTCCACTGTCTGCGCACGGACCTGTCCGCGCCGGTGTCCTTCGATGTCACGTATCACTATCCGTCAGGGCCGTGGTACATGGTCGCTATCGGCGTGACGTCGGATTCGTTCAGTTGGTCTGTGCCGGACAGTCAGACCACCCACGCCCGCGTCCGGGTGCGTTGCACGTCGCCTTCACTTTCCGACCTTAGCGATAATGACATTTCCATCGGCGACCCGCACCTTGCGCTGCTTGCGCCGAGCGGCGGCGATTCGCTGGTGATCGGACAGTCCTATGCTATCCGCTGGCTGCGTACGGGCGCGCCCGGTCTGGTCAAGGTCGAACTGAACCGCGTCTATCCCGACAGTGCGTGGACCACTCTCGCCGCCGGTGTTGCCCCGGACTCCTTCGGCTGGACCGTCAGCGGAGCCATCACGGATCGTGCCCGCGTGCGCGTTTCGCTGGCCGCCGATGCAACGGTGGGCGACAGTTCTAACAGCGATCTTCATCTCGTGCAGCCCAGCCTTGTGCTCTTAAGTCCCGTGGCGGGAGACTCTCTGGCGCTGACGCTTCCGGCGCAAATCCGTTGGGGCGGTGTGGGCAGCAACGCGGGCGTCACCATTCAGCTCATGCGTGTCTGGCCGGCAGGATCGTGGGAAACCCTCGCCTCCAATGTTTTGGGCAACACGTGGACATGGACCGCTTCGGGCAGCGCGTCGGAGACTGCGCGCTTCCGCATCGTGAACTCGCACAACTCCGCCGTGGCCGACACCACGGACGGCGCGGTGCGCATCGGACAGGCCTCCTTTGTGTTCAGCCAGCCGCAAGCGGCGGATACGTTCCTCGTCGGCGATCAGATCGGTTTGGCCTGGAATCGCCGCTTTGCCGCCGGTTTCGTGCGCGTCGATATTTCGCGCGGCGGCACCGGCGGGCCGTGGGAGCAGATCGGCACCACGGAAGGCAACACCATGTCATGGACCGTGACCGCGCCTGTATCCAACATCGTGCGCTTCCGCATTACATCGCTCAACGCGTCGTGGATTGCCGGCATGACTCCCTTCAACTGCACCATTCTGTCTCCCGCGCTGGCCTTCACCTCGCCGTCGGGCAGCGGCACAGATACGGTGGGGAACACCCTGCAGCTTGCGTGGCAGTGGAGCAACTTCAGCGGCGCGGTGCGGCTCGAGGTCTCCCGCGATTCCTTGAACGGCACGTGGCAAACCCTGGCCGATTCTCTCGCCGACCCGCACTACACGTTCCCCGTCACCGAGCCCGAAACCGACTCCCTGCGCTTCCGCGTGACGTCGCTGTCCAATTCGGCGGTGTTCGGCTTCAGTCCGGTGCGGCGCGTGATCGTCAACCGGAGCATTGCCCTCGAAGTGGATGGCGGCGGCAGCGTCTGGTACATCGGCCAGCAGAAGTGGATTCACTGGACGCGCACCAACTGCCCGGGCACGGTCAATCTTGAAGTGACCAACATGGAGCGCTCGCAGCCGTGGACTCCGTTGGCGCAGACCACCGCCGATTCGTTTCTCTGGACCGTAAGCGGCCCCGAAGCGGATTTTGTCGCCCTGCGTGTGGCGGTAGCGGACCGGCCTACAGTAATGGACACCACCGACACGCCCGTCTCGGTGCGTCAGCCGTACATTGACCTGCTGGAGCCCAACGGTGGCGATACACTGATCATCGGCCAGGATATTCGTCTGCGCTGGGTAGGTGTGGGCTTTGCCGGCGACGTGGCCATCGGTCTCTATCGCGGAGCACCGGTGGATCGCATCGACACGCTCTTCATGCCCACGCCCAACGACTCCTCACAGATCTGGCACGTGGCAGGCCCCGCCGCGCGCGGCTGCATGGTGATCATTCTGTCTGTCAGCGACAGCGCCATCTTCGACACCAGTGCCGCCCGGTTTGTGATTCTCGATTCCGTGACGAACGCGGCCAATGACTTGCGGCAGCCGCGCGAGTATGCGCTCGCCGCGCCCTATCCGAACCCCTTCAACAGCACCAGCACCCTCGAATTCTCTCTGCCCCACGATGGCCGCGTCACGCTCACGGTGTACGATCTGCTGGGCCGGGAAGTGGCGGTGCTGGCCAACGACATACGCCGCGCGGGAACGCATCGTATTTCCTGGAACGCGCAGAATGTAGCCACCGGCGCGTACTTTGTGCGGATGCAGAGCGGCAGCTTTGTAGCCGTGCGCAAACTGCAGCTCATCAAATGA